From Saccharothrix espanaensis DSM 44229, the proteins below share one genomic window:
- the sthA gene encoding Si-specific NAD(P)(+) transhydrogenase, with the protein MSEYDYDLVVIGSGPGGQKAAIAGAKLGKRVAIVDKADMVGGVCVNTGTIPSKTLREAVMFLTGMSQRELYGADYRVKKDITISDLFARTQHVIGREVQVVRAQLHRNQVDLLTGTARFVDPHTVAVQGAHRGEHHTVSAEKVVIATGTRPARPPQVDFDEERVLDSDEVLALEEIPSSLVVVGAGVIGIEYASMFAALGSRVTVVEQRERMLEFCDPEIVESLKFHLRDQAVTFRFGEKVVDVKVSESGTVTTLASGKRIPAAAVMYSAGRQGSTEELNLAAAGLVADNRGRLSVDEHYRTPVEHIYAVGDVIGFPALAATSMDQGRLAAYHAFGESARELAALQPIGIYTIPEISYCGATEAELTSSAVPYEVGLARYRELARGQIIGDAYGMLKLLVSTVDRTLLGVHLFGTGATDLVHIGQAVMACGGTVDYLVDTVFNYPTLSEAYKVAALDVTNKIRALDRFGG; encoded by the coding sequence ATGAGCGAGTACGACTACGACCTGGTCGTCATCGGATCCGGTCCGGGCGGCCAGAAGGCGGCCATCGCGGGCGCCAAGCTCGGCAAGCGGGTCGCGATCGTCGACAAGGCGGACATGGTCGGCGGGGTGTGCGTGAACACCGGCACCATCCCGTCGAAGACGCTCCGCGAAGCCGTCATGTTCCTGACCGGCATGAGCCAGCGCGAGCTGTACGGCGCGGACTACCGGGTCAAGAAGGACATCACGATCTCCGACCTGTTCGCCCGCACCCAGCACGTGATCGGGCGCGAGGTCCAGGTCGTGCGGGCGCAGCTGCACCGCAACCAGGTCGACCTGCTCACCGGCACCGCGCGGTTCGTCGACCCGCACACCGTGGCCGTGCAGGGCGCGCACCGGGGCGAGCACCACACGGTGAGCGCGGAGAAGGTCGTGATCGCCACCGGCACCCGTCCCGCCCGACCGCCGCAGGTCGACTTCGACGAGGAGCGGGTGCTCGACTCCGACGAGGTGCTGGCGCTGGAGGAGATCCCGTCCTCGCTGGTGGTGGTGGGCGCGGGCGTGATCGGCATCGAGTACGCCTCGATGTTCGCGGCGCTGGGCAGCCGGGTGACCGTGGTCGAGCAGCGCGAGCGGATGCTCGAGTTCTGCGACCCGGAGATCGTCGAGTCGCTGAAGTTCCACCTGCGCGACCAGGCGGTGACCTTCCGGTTCGGCGAGAAGGTGGTCGACGTCAAGGTCTCGGAGAGCGGCACGGTGACGACGCTGGCCAGCGGCAAGCGCATCCCGGCCGCCGCGGTGATGTACTCGGCGGGCCGGCAGGGCTCGACCGAGGAGCTGAACCTCGCAGCCGCCGGCCTGGTCGCGGACAACCGGGGCCGGCTCAGCGTGGACGAGCACTACCGCACGCCGGTGGAGCACATCTACGCGGTGGGCGACGTGATCGGCTTCCCGGCGCTGGCCGCCACGTCCATGGACCAGGGCCGGCTCGCGGCCTACCACGCGTTCGGCGAGTCGGCGCGGGAGCTGGCCGCGCTCCAGCCGATCGGCATCTACACCATCCCGGAGATCTCCTACTGCGGCGCGACCGAAGCCGAGCTGACGTCCTCGGCGGTGCCTTACGAGGTCGGCCTGGCGCGGTACCGGGAGCTGGCGCGCGGCCAGATCATCGGCGACGCCTACGGGATGCTCAAGCTCCTGGTGTCCACCGTGGACCGCACGCTGCTGGGCGTGCACCTGTTCGGCACCGGCGCGACCGACCTGGTCCACATCGGACAGGCCGTGATGGCGTGCGGCGGCACGGTGGACTACCTGGTGGACACGGTGTTCAACTACCCGACGCTGTCCGAGGCGTACAAGGTGGCGGCGCTGGACGTGACCAACAAGATCCGCGCCCTGGACCGCTTCGGCGGGTGA
- the pheT gene encoding phenylalanine--tRNA ligase subunit beta: protein MRIPVTWLVEHLEFAELPTPEAIAEAFVRIGLEVEDVHTLGTVTGPLVAGRVVEVEELTEFKKPIRYCRVEVGPDQVNSVICGARNFVEGDTVVVALPGAVLPGDFAIAERKTYGRISQGMICSARELGLGDDHAGILVLPSGTAQPGDDARELLGLGDTVIELAPTPDRGYAFSVRGLAREISCAFDVPFGDPGLAEVPEGEGEVLPVHIEDPTGCSRFVARRVTGVDPTAPTPWWMRRRLMLAGIRSISLPVDVTNYVMLELGQPLHAFDAAAVRGGLVVRRATAGEKLTTLDESVRALDPDDVVIADDSGVISLAGVMGGASTEVRDTSTDILLEAANWDPKSIARTVRRHKLPSEAAKRFERTVDPALAPVALERAARLLHLLAEGSIRPGRTDVGKPAPPSPVTMPIDLPDRVAGVRYARGVTARRLGQIGCLVEVSTGDDGSTQVTAVPPTWRADLTQPADLVEEVLRLEGYDTIPSTLPPVPAGRGLTERQRRRRTVSRALAENGFVEVKPFPFLAPPVFDALGLPADDVRRRTVSVLNPLESDKHALATTLVPGLLETLQRNLARGAKDVALYAVAQVTLPRAQQVPVPEVGIGERPSAEVVASLDAALPRQPVHVAGVLAGRRESAGWWGAGRAADWADAVQAARLVGAAYGVELTVVASDLAPWHPGRCAELRVGDWPVGHAGELHPKVVEALGLPKRAVAFELDLDALPLVDHRPAPVVSAYPPVLLDVAVVVDAAVPAAEVARALRDGAGELLEDLRLFDVFTGEQVGGGKRSLAYALRLRAPDRTLTVEEATAARDAALATAADRFGATLRA from the coding sequence GTGCGTATCCCGGTTACCTGGCTGGTCGAGCACCTCGAGTTCGCCGAGCTGCCCACGCCTGAGGCGATCGCCGAGGCGTTCGTGCGGATCGGCCTGGAGGTGGAGGACGTCCACACCCTGGGCACCGTCACCGGGCCGCTCGTCGCGGGCCGCGTGGTCGAGGTCGAGGAGCTGACCGAGTTCAAGAAGCCGATCCGGTACTGCCGGGTCGAGGTGGGCCCCGACCAGGTCAACTCCGTCATCTGCGGCGCGCGCAACTTCGTGGAGGGCGACACCGTCGTGGTGGCGCTGCCCGGCGCGGTGCTGCCCGGCGACTTCGCCATCGCCGAGCGCAAGACCTACGGCCGGATCAGCCAGGGCATGATCTGCTCGGCCCGCGAGCTGGGCCTGGGCGACGACCACGCGGGCATCCTGGTGCTGCCCAGCGGCACCGCGCAGCCCGGCGACGACGCCCGGGAGCTGCTCGGCCTGGGCGACACGGTGATCGAGCTGGCGCCCACCCCCGACCGCGGCTACGCGTTCTCGGTGCGCGGTCTGGCACGCGAGATCTCGTGCGCGTTCGACGTGCCGTTCGGCGACCCCGGCCTGGCCGAGGTGCCGGAGGGCGAGGGCGAGGTGCTGCCCGTGCACATCGAGGACCCGACCGGGTGCTCCCGGTTCGTGGCCCGGCGGGTGACCGGGGTCGACCCGACCGCGCCCACGCCGTGGTGGATGCGCCGGCGGCTGATGCTCGCGGGCATCCGGTCCATCTCGCTGCCGGTCGACGTGACCAACTACGTGATGCTGGAGCTCGGCCAGCCGCTGCACGCGTTCGACGCGGCCGCGGTCCGGGGCGGGCTCGTGGTCCGCCGGGCGACCGCGGGCGAGAAGCTGACCACGCTGGACGAGTCGGTGCGCGCGCTGGACCCGGACGACGTCGTGATCGCCGACGACAGCGGCGTGATCTCGCTGGCCGGCGTCATGGGCGGCGCGTCCACCGAGGTCCGCGACACCAGCACGGACATCCTGCTGGAAGCCGCGAACTGGGACCCGAAGTCGATCGCGCGGACCGTGCGGCGGCACAAGCTGCCCTCCGAGGCGGCCAAGCGGTTCGAGCGGACCGTGGACCCGGCGCTGGCCCCGGTCGCGCTGGAGCGCGCCGCGCGGCTGCTGCACCTGCTCGCCGAGGGGAGCATCCGGCCCGGCCGCACCGACGTGGGCAAGCCCGCGCCGCCCTCCCCGGTGACGATGCCGATCGACCTGCCCGACCGGGTGGCCGGCGTGCGCTACGCGCGCGGCGTCACGGCCCGCCGGCTGGGCCAGATCGGCTGCCTGGTCGAGGTGAGCACCGGCGACGACGGCTCGACCCAGGTCACCGCCGTGCCGCCGACCTGGCGGGCCGACCTCACCCAGCCCGCCGACCTGGTCGAGGAGGTGCTGCGGCTGGAGGGCTACGACACGATCCCCTCCACGCTGCCGCCGGTGCCCGCCGGTCGCGGGCTGACCGAGCGGCAGCGGCGCCGCCGGACGGTGTCGCGCGCGCTGGCCGAGAACGGGTTCGTCGAGGTCAAGCCGTTCCCGTTCCTCGCGCCGCCGGTGTTCGACGCGCTCGGGCTGCCCGCCGACGACGTGCGCCGCCGGACGGTCAGCGTGCTCAACCCGCTGGAGTCGGACAAGCACGCGCTGGCCACCACGCTGGTGCCGGGGCTGCTGGAGACCTTGCAGCGCAACCTGGCGCGCGGCGCCAAGGACGTGGCGCTCTACGCGGTCGCGCAGGTGACGTTGCCGCGCGCGCAGCAGGTGCCGGTGCCCGAGGTCGGGATCGGCGAGCGGCCGTCGGCCGAGGTGGTGGCGTCGCTGGACGCCGCGCTGCCGCGGCAGCCGGTGCACGTGGCCGGTGTCTTGGCGGGCCGGCGCGAGTCGGCCGGCTGGTGGGGCGCGGGCCGTGCGGCGGACTGGGCGGACGCGGTGCAGGCCGCGCGGCTGGTCGGCGCGGCGTACGGCGTGGAGCTGACCGTCGTGGCGTCGGACCTGGCGCCGTGGCACCCGGGCCGGTGCGCCGAGCTGCGGGTGGGCGACTGGCCGGTGGGTCACGCGGGCGAGCTGCACCCGAAGGTCGTGGAGGCGCTCGGGCTGCCCAAGCGCGCGGTGGCGTTCGAGCTGGACCTCGACGCGCTGCCGCTGGTCGACCACCGGCCCGCGCCGGTCGTGTCGGCCTACCCGCCGGTCCTGCTGGACGTGGCCGTGGTGGTGGACGCCGCGGTGCCCGCCGCCGAGGTGGCGCGGGCGCTGCGCGACGGCGCCGGCGAGCTGCTGGAGGACCTGCGGCTGTTCGACGTGTTCACCGGCGAGCAGGTCGGCGGGGGCAAGCGCTCGCTGGCCTACGCGCTGCGGTTGCGCGCGCCGGACCGGACGCTGACCGTCGAGGAGGCCACGGCGGCGCGCGACGCGGCCCTGGCGACCGCCGCCGACCGGTTCGGCGCGACGTTGAGAGCCTGA
- the pheS gene encoding phenylalanine--tRNA ligase subunit alpha: protein MSGANDPYDPKQVAALSPEALDTAVAQAREAFAKAVDLDELAAAKPGHLGDRAPVLLARREIGALPPAAKADAGKRVNEAQNAVKLAFEERRAVLQVERDERVLREESVDVTLPWDRVPRGARHPISTLAERIGDVFVAMGYEVAEGPELETEWFNFDALNFGKDHPARTMQDTFYVAPEGSGLVLRTHTSPVQARTLLDRELPVYVVCPGRTFRTDELDATHTPVFHQVEGLAVDKGLTMGHLKGTLDAFARAMFGEDSRTRLRPSFFPFTEPSAEVDVWFPEKKGGAGWVEWGGCGMVNPNVLRNCGVDPEVYSGFAFGMGLERTLQFRNGLPDMRDMVEGDVRFTQPFGTEA, encoded by the coding sequence ATGTCCGGAGCCAACGACCCGTACGACCCCAAGCAGGTCGCGGCGCTCTCACCGGAGGCGCTCGACACGGCGGTGGCGCAGGCCCGGGAGGCGTTCGCGAAGGCGGTCGACCTCGACGAGCTCGCCGCCGCCAAGCCGGGCCACCTGGGTGACCGCGCCCCCGTGCTGCTGGCCCGCCGCGAGATCGGCGCGCTGCCGCCGGCCGCGAAGGCCGACGCGGGCAAGCGGGTGAACGAGGCGCAGAACGCGGTCAAGCTCGCGTTCGAGGAGCGCCGCGCCGTGCTCCAGGTCGAACGCGACGAGCGCGTGCTGCGCGAGGAGTCCGTCGACGTCACGCTGCCGTGGGACCGGGTCCCGCGCGGCGCGCGCCACCCCATCTCCACGCTCGCCGAGCGCATCGGGGACGTCTTCGTGGCCATGGGCTACGAGGTCGCCGAAGGCCCGGAGCTGGAGACCGAGTGGTTCAACTTCGACGCCCTGAACTTCGGCAAGGACCACCCCGCGCGCACCATGCAGGACACGTTCTACGTGGCCCCTGAAGGCTCCGGTCTGGTGCTGCGCACCCACACGAGTCCCGTGCAGGCGCGCACGCTGTTGGACCGCGAACTTCCCGTGTACGTGGTGTGCCCCGGCCGCACGTTCCGCACCGACGAGCTGGACGCCACCCACACGCCGGTGTTCCACCAGGTCGAGGGCCTGGCCGTGGACAAGGGCCTGACCATGGGCCACTTGAAGGGCACGCTCGACGCGTTCGCGCGGGCCATGTTCGGCGAGGACTCCCGGACCCGGCTGCGGCCCAGCTTCTTCCCCTTCACCGAGCCGTCCGCCGAGGTGGACGTGTGGTTCCCGGAGAAGAAGGGCGGCGCGGGCTGGGTCGAGTGGGGCGGCTGCGGCATGGTCAACCCGAACGTGCTGCGCAACTGCGGCGTCGACCCGGAGGTGTACTCCGGTTTCGCGTTCGGCATGGGCCTGGAGCGCACCCTCCAGTTCCGCAACGGCCTGCCCGACATGCGCGACATGGTCGAAGGCGATGTCCGCTTCACCCAGCCATTCGGAACGGAGGCATGA
- a CDS encoding HSP90 family protein has translation MAHTFGVDLRGIIDLLSHHLYSSPRVYARELLQNAVDAITARRALHPDAPGEVVIEPIDSGTGGTLRITDTGIGLTEREVHDLLSTLGRTSKRDELGFARQGFLGQFGVGLLSAFLVAERIRLVSRSAKGGPAVRWTADSAGNYEVETLDEEVAVGTTLELVPHRDSEHWLEREVVRALVAEYGELLPYRVTVAGEVLTSEALPWLDDPLGYGARVLGVQPFDAIPVEVPTVGLTGVAYVLPRGVHPGARQSHRVYLKRMLVGDSIEGLLPEWAYFIRCVVDSSSLRPTASRESLYQDETLLAVREELGRQVRDWLVRLDATDPDRTAALLDAHHLGIKSLARVDDEMLRLVERWLPFETTDGAQSLRLFKRKHGTISFVPDVDEFRQLAPVAHAQGMGLLNAGYAYDVEIMDRLVALDGPAAARRVAPGEVLAALGDPEPEVERALRDRLALAKDVLERHDCEAVPRDFDPGSLPALLVTNVEGERKRDVEQAGEQADPLWAELLGSLVSAESDASQRLVLNCRNPLVRRLAGLHDSALVELTVESLYVHALLQARRPMRPKDTAALNRSFLELLDRAVGGHA, from the coding sequence ATGGCACACACCTTCGGTGTCGACCTGCGCGGGATCATCGATCTGCTCAGCCACCACCTCTACAGCAGTCCCCGCGTGTACGCGCGTGAGCTGCTGCAGAACGCGGTGGACGCGATCACCGCCCGACGCGCGCTCCACCCGGACGCGCCCGGCGAGGTGGTGATCGAGCCGATCGACTCCGGCACGGGCGGCACCCTGCGCATCACCGACACCGGCATCGGCCTGACCGAGCGCGAGGTGCACGACCTGCTGTCCACCCTGGGCCGCACCTCCAAGCGCGACGAGCTGGGGTTCGCCCGCCAGGGCTTCCTCGGCCAGTTCGGCGTGGGCCTGCTCTCGGCCTTCCTGGTCGCCGAGCGGATCCGGCTCGTGTCGCGGTCCGCGAAGGGCGGGCCGGCCGTGCGCTGGACCGCCGACTCGGCCGGCAACTACGAGGTGGAGACCCTCGACGAGGAGGTGGCCGTCGGCACCACCCTCGAACTGGTGCCGCACCGCGACTCCGAGCACTGGCTGGAGCGCGAGGTCGTGCGCGCCCTCGTCGCCGAGTACGGCGAGCTGCTGCCCTACCGGGTGACGGTGGCCGGCGAGGTGCTGACCAGCGAGGCGCTGCCGTGGCTGGACGACCCGCTCGGCTACGGGGCGCGGGTGCTGGGCGTGCAGCCGTTCGACGCGATCCCGGTCGAGGTGCCGACCGTGGGCCTGACGGGCGTCGCGTACGTGCTGCCGCGCGGCGTGCACCCCGGCGCGCGCCAGTCGCACCGCGTCTACCTCAAGCGGATGCTCGTCGGTGACTCGATCGAGGGCCTGCTGCCCGAGTGGGCGTACTTCATCCGCTGCGTGGTCGACTCGTCCTCGCTGCGGCCGACCGCCAGCCGCGAGTCGCTCTACCAGGACGAGACGCTGCTCGCGGTGCGCGAGGAGCTGGGCCGGCAGGTGCGGGACTGGCTGGTCCGGCTGGACGCGACCGACCCGGACCGCACGGCCGCCCTGCTCGACGCGCACCACCTGGGCATCAAGTCGCTGGCCCGGGTGGACGACGAGATGCTGCGGCTGGTCGAGCGGTGGCTGCCGTTCGAGACCACCGACGGCGCGCAGTCGCTGCGCCTGTTCAAGCGCAAGCACGGCACGATCTCGTTCGTGCCGGACGTGGACGAGTTCCGCCAGCTCGCGCCGGTCGCGCACGCGCAGGGCATGGGCCTGCTCAACGCGGGCTACGCCTACGACGTGGAGATCATGGACCGGCTGGTCGCGCTGGACGGCCCGGCGGCCGCCCGGCGGGTCGCGCCGGGTGAGGTGCTGGCCGCCCTCGGCGACCCGGAGCCGGAGGTCGAGCGGGCCCTGCGGGACCGGCTGGCGCTGGCCAAGGACGTGCTGGAGCGGCACGACTGCGAGGCCGTGCCCCGCGACTTCGACCCCGGTTCGCTGCCCGCGCTGCTGGTCACGAACGTGGAGGGCGAGCGCAAGCGGGACGTGGAGCAGGCCGGCGAGCAGGCCGACCCGCTGTGGGCGGAGCTGCTGGGCAGCCTGGTCTCGGCCGAGTCCGACGCCTCCCAGCGGCTGGTGCTCAACTGCCGCAACCCGCTGGTGCGGCGGCTGGCCGGGCTCCACGACTCGGCGCTGGTGGAGCTGACGGTGGAGTCGCTGTACGTGCACGCCCTGCTGCAGGCGCGGCGGCCGATGCGCCCCAAGGACACCGCCGCGTTGAACCGCTCGTTCCTGGAACTGCTGGACCGCGCCGTCGGAGGCCACGCGTGA
- a CDS encoding TrmH family RNA methyltransferase encodes MSTAPRPEDAPFTERTPRVVAARHLTRRPGRDRAGRFLAEGAQAVREALAWSTAGRGRVHELFVTAVAADRNPELVRAALDAGVPVSGVTDKAAAALSETVTPQGIVAVCDLVEVPLALTGARLVAVLHGVADPGNAGTVARVADAAGADAVVFAGDTVDPHNGKCVRASTGSVFHLPISRSRSADEVFAACRAAGLRLVAADGYAEEDLVTADLRGDLEQPTAWVFGSEAHGLPDEVVATLDTSLKVPIYGGAESLNLATAAAVCLYASARAQRTSR; translated from the coding sequence CTGAGCACTGCACCACGACCCGAGGACGCTCCGTTCACCGAACGGACTCCTCGGGTCGTTGCCGCTCGACACCTGACCCGCCGCCCCGGCCGCGACCGCGCCGGCCGGTTCCTCGCCGAAGGCGCGCAGGCGGTGCGCGAAGCACTGGCCTGGTCGACCGCCGGGCGGGGACGGGTGCACGAGCTGTTCGTCACCGCGGTCGCCGCGGACCGCAACCCCGAACTGGTGCGCGCGGCGCTCGACGCCGGCGTGCCGGTCAGCGGCGTCACCGACAAAGCGGCGGCGGCCCTGTCGGAAACCGTGACGCCCCAAGGCATCGTGGCCGTGTGCGACCTGGTCGAAGTGCCGTTGGCGCTGACCGGCGCCCGGCTGGTGGCGGTCCTGCACGGCGTGGCCGACCCCGGCAACGCGGGCACGGTCGCCCGGGTCGCCGACGCGGCCGGAGCCGACGCCGTGGTGTTCGCGGGCGACACGGTCGACCCGCACAACGGCAAGTGCGTCCGCGCGTCCACCGGCAGTGTGTTCCACCTGCCGATCTCGCGCTCGCGCTCGGCCGACGAGGTGTTCGCGGCCTGCCGCGCGGCCGGCCTGCGCCTGGTCGCGGCGGACGGCTACGCGGAAGAAGACCTGGTCACGGCCGACCTGCGGGGCGATCTGGAGCAGCCGACGGCGTGGGTGTTCGGCAGCGAGGCACACGGCCTGCCGGACGAGGTGGTCGCCACCCTGGACACGTCGCTGAAGGTCCCGATCTACGGCGGCGCGGAAAGCCTCAACCTGGCCACCGCCGCAGCCGTCTGCCTCTACGCCTCCGCCCGCGCCCAACGCACCAGCCGCTGA
- the rplT gene encoding 50S ribosomal protein L20, translating to MARVKRAVNAQKKRRTTLELASGYRGQRSRLYRKAKEQVLHSLNYAYRDRRARKGDFRKLWIQRINAGVRANGMTYNRFIQGLRLAEIEVDRKILAELAVSDPGAFAALVELAKAALPADVNAPVEDNA from the coding sequence GTGGCACGCGTCAAAAGGGCAGTGAACGCCCAGAAGAAGCGCCGTACCACCCTTGAGCTGGCCAGCGGCTACCGCGGGCAGCGTTCGAGGCTGTACCGCAAGGCCAAGGAGCAGGTGCTCCACTCGCTCAACTACGCGTACCGCGACCGCCGCGCGCGCAAGGGCGACTTCCGGAAGCTGTGGATCCAGCGCATCAACGCCGGTGTCCGCGCCAACGGCATGACCTACAACCGCTTCATCCAGGGTCTCCGCCTCGCCGAGATCGAGGTGGACCGCAAGATCCTGGCCGAGCTGGCCGTCAGCGACCCGGGCGCGTTCGCCGCGCTGGTCGAGCTGGCGAAGGCCGCGCTGCCCGCCGACGTGAACGCGCCGGTCGAGGACAACGCCTGA
- the rpmI gene encoding 50S ribosomal protein L35 gives MPKNKSHSGTSKRVKVTGSGKLMREKAGKRHLLEKKSSKLTRRLSGTTEVAKNDVPRLKKLLGL, from the coding sequence ATGCCCAAGAACAAGAGCCACAGCGGGACCTCCAAGCGAGTGAAGGTCACCGGCAGCGGCAAGCTGATGCGGGAGAAGGCCGGCAAGCGCCACCTGCTGGAGAAGAAGTCCAGCAAGCTGACGCGCCGCCTCTCGGGCACCACCGAGGTCGCCAAGAACGACGTGCCGCGCTTGAAGAAGCTGCTCGGGCTCTGA
- the infC gene encoding translation initiation factor IF-3 yields the protein MTSPSNRGAPVSTEPRINDRIRVPEVRLVGPNGEQVGIVRIEDALRLAQEADLDLVEVAAQARPPVCKLMDYGKFKYESAQKARESRRNQQLTVIKEQKLRPKIDPHDYLTKKGHVARFLSHGNKVKVTIMFRGREQSRPELGYRLLQRLAEDVAELGFVESNPKQDGRNMIMVLAPHKTTKTRPVRQDGGDADTDAEVAESAEE from the coding sequence ATGACAAGTCCCTCGAACCGAGGTGCCCCCGTCAGCACCGAGCCGCGCATCAACGACCGCATCCGCGTGCCCGAGGTTCGTCTGGTCGGGCCGAACGGCGAGCAGGTCGGGATCGTTCGCATCGAGGACGCGCTCCGACTCGCCCAGGAAGCGGATCTCGACCTCGTCGAGGTCGCCGCGCAGGCCAGGCCGCCGGTCTGCAAGCTCATGGACTACGGCAAGTTCAAGTACGAGAGCGCGCAGAAGGCCCGCGAGTCGCGCCGGAACCAGCAGCTGACGGTCATCAAGGAGCAGAAGCTCCGCCCGAAGATCGACCCGCACGACTACCTGACGAAGAAGGGCCACGTGGCCCGCTTCCTGTCGCACGGGAACAAGGTCAAGGTGACCATCATGTTCCGGGGCCGTGAGCAGTCCCGGCCCGAGCTCGGTTACCGGCTGCTCCAGAGGCTGGCGGAGGACGTCGCGGAGCTGGGCTTCGTCGAGTCGAACCCGAAGCAGGACGGCCGCAACATGATCATGGTGTTGGCGCCGCACAAGACCACGAAGACCCGCCCGGTGCGGCAGGACGGCGGCGACGCCGACACCGACGCCGAAGTCGCGGAGTCTGCCGAGGAGTGA
- a CDS encoding DUF1844 domain-containing protein, whose protein sequence is MAPVTDLPTDNVRDLSDVPSIEVISKASIMLLSAAAERLGLADEDPDTSPRRDLDEARRLITALAGLVTASAEYLGPHAGPLREGLQSVQRAFREASIVPDEPGQGPGEKYTGPVY, encoded by the coding sequence ATGGCTCCCGTGACCGACCTGCCTACCGACAACGTCCGCGACCTCTCCGATGTTCCGAGCATCGAGGTCATCAGCAAGGCGTCCATCATGCTGCTCTCGGCCGCCGCCGAGCGCCTGGGCCTGGCCGACGAGGACCCCGACACGAGCCCCCGGCGCGACCTGGACGAGGCCCGCCGGCTGATCACCGCGCTGGCCGGCCTGGTCACCGCCTCGGCGGAGTACCTGGGGCCGCACGCGGGCCCGCTGCGCGAGGGTCTGCAGTCCGTGCAGCGCGCGTTCCGCGAGGCGTCGATCGTGCCGGACGAGCCGGGCCAGGGTCCGGGCGAGAAGTACACCGGCCCGGTCTACTGA
- a CDS encoding S8 family serine peptidase, whose amino-acid sequence MGANSTDAIPDRYIVVLKAPNRADAVAGRAGARITHRYRSVVNGFAGAMSESAAKRLAADPEVAYVAQDRVVRTATDQVDPPSWGLDRVDQRDLPLNRHFDDAETGAGVHVYVLDTGIRASHQDFGGRASFDANTLDTDNTDCNGHGTHVAGTVGGTAFGVAKQARLHAVKVLGCNGAGTVASVVAGVDWVTANHVKPAVANMSLTAGANDLIDAAVQRSIDAGITYAVAAGNRNEDACGTSPARVPDALTVAATDSSDRRATFSNKGPCADLFAPGAGIRSDWHTGDTSTMYMDGTSMATPHVTGAVALHLSVRPDDSPASVRAAVSYATTRGRVADAAGTPNLLLYTGVVTPETPGADRLARGESLLAGQGKYSSDGGFRLVMQHDGNLVLYTAYGEALWATDTGGTDAVRATLQDDGNVVLYSADRVARWSTRTWGTTADRLVVQDDGNVVLYGPAGEVFWHRKQ is encoded by the coding sequence GTGGGCGCGAACAGCACCGACGCGATCCCCGACCGGTACATCGTGGTCCTCAAGGCGCCGAACCGGGCGGACGCCGTCGCCGGGCGGGCGGGGGCGCGGATCACCCACCGGTACCGGAGCGTGGTGAACGGGTTCGCCGGGGCGATGAGCGAGTCGGCCGCCAAGCGGCTGGCCGCCGACCCCGAGGTCGCCTACGTCGCACAGGACCGGGTGGTCCGCACCGCGACCGACCAGGTCGACCCGCCTTCGTGGGGCCTCGACCGGGTCGACCAGCGCGACCTCCCGCTCAACCGCCACTTCGACGACGCCGAGACCGGCGCGGGCGTGCACGTCTACGTGCTCGACACCGGGATCCGGGCGTCGCACCAGGACTTCGGCGGGCGGGCCAGTTTCGACGCCAACACCCTCGACACCGACAACACCGACTGCAACGGCCACGGCACGCACGTCGCCGGCACGGTCGGCGGCACGGCGTTCGGGGTGGCCAAGCAGGCCCGGCTGCACGCGGTGAAGGTGTTGGGCTGCAACGGCGCCGGCACGGTGGCCAGCGTGGTCGCCGGGGTGGACTGGGTGACCGCGAACCACGTCAAGCCGGCCGTCGCGAACATGAGCCTGACCGCCGGCGCGAACGACCTGATCGACGCGGCCGTGCAGCGGTCGATCGACGCGGGCATCACCTACGCGGTGGCGGCGGGCAACCGCAACGAGGACGCGTGCGGCACGTCTCCCGCGCGGGTGCCGGACGCGCTGACCGTGGCGGCGACGGACAGCTCGGACCGGCGGGCGACGTTCTCCAACAAGGGCCCGTGCGCGGACCTGTTCGCGCCGGGCGCGGGCATCCGGTCCGACTGGCACACCGGCGACACGTCCACGATGTACATGGACGGCACGTCGATGGCCACGCCGCACGTGACCGGCGCGGTGGCGCTGCACCTGTCGGTGCGGCCGGACGACTCGCCGGCGTCGGTGCGCGCGGCGGTCTCGTACGCGACGACCCGGGGCCGGGTCGCGGACGCCGCCGGGACGCCGAACCTGCTGCTCTACACCGGGGTGGTCACGCCCGAGACGCCCGGCGCGGACCGGCTGGCCCGCGGCGAGTCGCTCCTGGCGGGGCAGGGCAAGTACTCGTCGGACGGCGGGTTCCGGCTGGTCATGCAGCACGACGGCAACCTGGTGCTGTACACCGCGTACGGCGAGGCGCTGTGGGCCACCGACACCGGCGGCACCGACGCCGTCCGGGCGACCCTCCAGGACGACGGGAACGTCGTGCTCTACTCGGCCGACCGGGTCGCCCGCTGGTCCACCCGGACCTGGGGCACGACGGCCGACCGCCTGGTGGTGCAGGACGACGGGAACGTGGTGCTCTACGGCCCCGCCGGAGAGGTGTTCTGGCACCGCAAGCAGTGA